Proteins from a genomic interval of Pseudomonas paeninsulae:
- a CDS encoding MotA/TolQ/ExbB proton channel family protein, which yields MSAGGVVMWALAGLCVVFWTLVFERFWYVRRVFPQWGRERRKAWQQLLQDDSGTWQRAVRAAWLAQARQHLLGPLRLSKTLVAMYPLLGLLGTVSGMVAVFDVLAINGSGNPRGMAAGVWQATLPTMAGMVLAITGLFSLARLERDARRALERLADQLRQD from the coding sequence ATGAGCGCCGGTGGGGTGGTGATGTGGGCGCTGGCCGGGCTCTGCGTGGTGTTCTGGACCCTGGTGTTCGAGCGCTTCTGGTATGTGCGCCGGGTCTTCCCGCAGTGGGGGCGCGAGCGGCGCAAGGCCTGGCAGCAACTGCTGCAAGACGACAGCGGCACTTGGCAACGGGCGGTGCGCGCCGCCTGGCTGGCGCAGGCGCGGCAACACCTGCTCGGCCCGCTGCGCCTGAGCAAGACCCTGGTGGCGATGTACCCGCTGCTCGGCTTGCTCGGCACCGTCAGCGGCATGGTCGCGGTGTTCGATGTGCTCGCCATCAACGGCAGCGGTAACCCGCGCGGCATGGCCGCCGGTGTGTGGCAGGCGACCCTGCCGACCATGGCCGGCATGGTCCTGGCGATTACTGGATTGTTCAGCCTGGCGCGCCTCGAACGTGATGCGCGCCGGGCCCTCGAGCGGCTGGCTGACCAGCTGCGCCAAGACTGA
- a CDS encoding ExbD/TolR family protein: MRMRRHHQQDEDTGIDLTPMLDVVFIMLIFFIVTSSFIKESGVEVQRPQAQTASPQDKGNILIAVTADGQVWMDKKVVDIRSVRAHVERLRVDQPDGAVVVQADQDARTGLVVQVMDQARLAGVQDVALAATSGAL, translated from the coding sequence ATGCGAATGCGTCGACACCACCAGCAAGACGAAGACACCGGCATCGACCTGACGCCGATGCTCGACGTGGTCTTCATCATGCTGATCTTCTTTATCGTTACCAGCTCCTTTATCAAGGAGTCCGGTGTCGAGGTGCAGCGCCCCCAGGCGCAAACCGCCAGCCCGCAGGACAAGGGCAATATCCTCATCGCCGTCACTGCCGACGGGCAGGTGTGGATGGACAAGAAAGTCGTCGATATACGCAGCGTGCGTGCGCACGTCGAACGCTTGCGCGTCGATCAACCGGACGGCGCGGTGGTGGTGCAGGCCGACCAGGATGCGCGCACCGGTCTGGTGGTGCAGGTGATGGATCAGGCGCGCCTGGCCGGGGTGCAGGATGTCGCCCTGGCAGCGACCTCGGGTGCGCTTTGA
- a CDS encoding energy transducer TonB codes for MRVPLAFLGACLMALALFALMLYMVAPPRSQPSDEPLTVANFVRLDGNASDTATRTRQQAPQPPQPQTPQAPSAPTPVAATPSAKLPTLDLQLPSLSSGIAVNSAPTPSLSGLSAGAAAPSAPAPNEAAGQTGGSESEVMPLNDVSPDYPRYALQRGIEGHVKLAFTINRAGAVENLRVLEASPQNVFEREARRAAVRWRFAPRTESGLAVAREAVKTLYFRLEGDH; via the coding sequence ATGCGTGTGCCGCTGGCCTTTCTCGGCGCTTGCCTGATGGCCTTGGCGCTGTTTGCCCTGATGCTGTACATGGTCGCGCCGCCGCGCAGCCAGCCGTCCGACGAGCCGCTGACGGTGGCCAACTTCGTGCGCCTCGATGGCAATGCCAGCGACACCGCGACGCGCACCCGCCAGCAGGCGCCGCAGCCACCCCAACCGCAAACTCCGCAAGCGCCGTCTGCGCCCACCCCGGTAGCCGCCACACCGAGTGCCAAGCTGCCGACGCTGGACCTGCAACTGCCGAGTCTGAGCAGCGGTATCGCCGTCAATAGCGCGCCGACACCGAGCCTCAGTGGTTTGAGCGCCGGCGCTGCTGCGCCCAGCGCGCCGGCGCCAAATGAAGCCGCTGGCCAGACCGGCGGCTCGGAAAGTGAAGTGATGCCGCTCAACGATGTCAGTCCGGATTATCCGCGCTACGCCTTGCAGCGCGGCATCGAAGGGCACGTCAAGCTGGCGTTCACCATAAACCGCGCCGGTGCGGTGGAGAATCTTCGGGTGCTCGAAGCCAGCCCGCAGAATGTATTCGAGCGCGAAGCGCGGCGCGCCGCCGTGCGTTGGCGTTTCGCCCCGCGTACCGAGAGCGGCCTGGCGGTGGCCCGCGAAGCGGTGAAAACCCTGTACTTCCGTCTTGAGGGAGATCACTGA
- a CDS encoding tetratricopeptide repeat protein, with amino-acid sequence MQRWLLLLMLCTAAAAQAAGQSVEPSVFRALNAAQAAQQQGDYAAARRALEAAKAKPDSLEQALLWRSRGYLAWAEGQNAKAIEWLGKAVSSGKLDAETQASEQLNLARLNLLEHRYALVVSLLAPQQAAASEEVLQMLVQAYQGMDQPAKALPLAERYVQGNPHAADRWLQFLVAVNADLKRYPAAERWQRQLLGRQPDRAQGWRQLAALQQLSGRHDKALATLRAAHSKGLRFNATELDNLVLLAGAAEQPWQGAKLLTGMLEQGLLPRTASREERLALLWWQARERAAAARIYRELAGRSGSAKHWLNLAQLEMEQARWQAGLDALAKAERAGAERSKVRAWRNWAESELSAEREKRMASAG; translated from the coding sequence ATGCAGCGTTGGTTGCTGTTATTGATGCTGTGCACGGCGGCTGCCGCACAGGCGGCTGGGCAAAGCGTCGAACCGAGCGTGTTCCGCGCCCTGAATGCTGCCCAAGCGGCTCAGCAGCAGGGCGACTACGCCGCCGCCAGGCGGGCGCTGGAGGCAGCCAAGGCCAAACCGGATAGCCTGGAGCAAGCCTTGTTGTGGCGCAGTCGCGGCTATCTGGCCTGGGCCGAGGGGCAGAATGCCAAGGCCATCGAGTGGCTCGGCAAGGCGGTCAGCAGCGGCAAGCTGGACGCCGAGACGCAGGCCAGCGAGCAGCTCAACCTGGCCCGGCTCAACCTGCTCGAACACCGCTACGCCCTGGTCGTCAGCCTGCTGGCGCCGCAGCAGGCGGCGGCCAGTGAAGAGGTCCTGCAGATGCTGGTGCAGGCCTACCAGGGCATGGATCAGCCAGCCAAGGCGCTGCCGTTGGCCGAGCGTTATGTGCAGGGCAATCCGCACGCGGCTGACCGCTGGTTGCAGTTCCTCGTCGCAGTCAATGCCGACCTCAAGCGTTATCCCGCCGCCGAACGCTGGCAGCGCCAGCTGCTCGGCCGTCAGCCCGATCGTGCGCAGGGGTGGCGGCAACTGGCCGCCTTGCAGCAGTTGAGCGGCCGTCACGACAAGGCGCTGGCCACTCTGCGCGCCGCGCACAGCAAAGGCCTGCGCTTCAATGCGACTGAGCTGGACAACCTGGTGCTGCTGGCCGGCGCGGCCGAGCAACCTTGGCAAGGCGCCAAGCTGCTTACCGGCATGCTCGAGCAGGGCTTGCTGCCACGCACGGCCAGCCGCGAAGAACGCCTGGCCCTGCTCTGGTGGCAGGCCCGCGAGCGCGCCGCGGCGGCGCGCATCTACCGCGAACTGGCGGGGCGTTCGGGCAGTGCCAAGCATTGGCTGAACTTGGCCCAGTTGGAGATGGAGCAGGCGCGTTGGCAGGCCGGGCTGGATGCCCTGGCCAAGGCCGAGCGCGCCGGTGCCGAGCGCAGCAAGGTGCGCGCCTGGCGCAATTGGGCGGAAAGTGAACTGAGTGCCGAGCGAGAAAAACGCATGGCCAGCGCCGGCTAG
- a CDS encoding DUF3299 domain-containing protein: protein MSRPLLAALLFALALPISAAEVRELAWSDMVPADAPPQVVEPAPMHDLSQLADALSEAGPASVQQSPAAPVVQQLDGLAVKLPGYIVPLDVTDEGRVTEFLLVPYFGACIHVPPPPSNQIVHVTTELGVLLDALYQPFWIEGTLQVEQSSSELAEAGYQMQADKIYAYELPDS, encoded by the coding sequence ATGTCCCGCCCGCTACTCGCCGCCCTGCTGTTCGCCCTGGCCCTGCCCATATCGGCCGCCGAGGTCCGTGAGTTGGCCTGGTCGGACATGGTGCCGGCCGATGCGCCGCCGCAGGTCGTCGAACCCGCGCCCATGCACGACCTCTCGCAACTGGCGGATGCTCTGTCCGAGGCCGGCCCAGCCAGCGTGCAGCAGTCGCCCGCCGCGCCCGTGGTCCAGCAACTGGACGGCCTGGCGGTGAAGTTGCCCGGTTATATAGTGCCGCTGGATGTCACCGACGAAGGTCGCGTCACCGAGTTCCTGTTGGTGCCCTACTTCGGTGCCTGCATCCATGTACCGCCACCGCCGTCGAACCAGATCGTGCATGTCACCACCGAGCTGGGCGTGCTGCTGGATGCGCTCTATCAACCGTTCTGGATCGAAGGCACGCTGCAGGTCGAACAGAGCAGCAGCGAACTGGCCGAGGCCGGTTATCAGATGCAAGCGGACAAGATCTACGCCTACGAGCTGCCGGATAGCTAA
- a CDS encoding ABC transporter permease, with amino-acid sequence MYLLRLALASLGNRRFTALLTVFAIALSVCLLLAVERVRSEARASFANTISGTDLIVGARSGSVNLLLYSVFRIGNATNNIRWDSFEHFAEHRQVKWAIPISLGDSHRGYRVMGTSPAYFEHYRYARSQPLQLAKGRAFADDPFEVVLGAEVARALNYRLGEKLVLAHGVATISLVKHDDKPFTVAGILKPTGTPVDRTLHISLAGMEALHVDWQNGMPARGAGVVSAEQARSLDLQPKQITAFLLGLNSKIATFSLQRELNEFRGEPLLAILPGVALMELWSLMSTAEQALFVVSLFVVLTGLIGMLTAILTSLNERRREMAILRSVGARPWHIASLLILEAFALALAGVLLGLLLLYLGIAGAQSHVQANYGLYLPLDLPTAYEWTLLGAILSAALLMGCIPAWRAYRQSLADGLSIRL; translated from the coding sequence GTGTACTTATTACGTCTGGCCCTGGCCAGCCTGGGCAACCGCCGCTTCACCGCCCTGCTCACGGTATTCGCCATCGCCCTGTCCGTTTGCCTGTTATTGGCCGTCGAACGCGTGCGCAGCGAAGCCCGCGCCAGCTTCGCCAACACCATCAGCGGCACCGATCTGATCGTCGGGGCGCGCTCCGGCTCGGTCAACCTGCTGCTGTATTCGGTGTTCCGCATCGGCAATGCCACCAACAACATTCGCTGGGACAGCTTCGAGCACTTCGCCGAGCACCGCCAGGTCAAGTGGGCGATCCCCATCTCCCTCGGCGACTCGCACCGCGGCTATCGGGTGATGGGCACCAGCCCGGCCTACTTCGAGCACTATCGCTATGCTCGCAGCCAGCCCCTGCAGTTGGCCAAGGGCCGCGCTTTCGCCGATGACCCGTTCGAGGTGGTACTCGGCGCCGAGGTGGCACGGGCGCTGAACTACCGGCTCGGCGAAAAACTGGTGCTGGCCCATGGCGTGGCCACCATCAGCCTGGTCAAGCACGACGACAAACCCTTCACCGTAGCCGGCATCCTCAAGCCTACCGGCACCCCGGTGGATCGCACCCTGCATATTTCCCTGGCCGGGATGGAAGCCCTGCATGTCGACTGGCAAAACGGCATGCCGGCCCGTGGCGCTGGCGTGGTCAGCGCCGAGCAAGCACGAAGCCTGGACCTGCAGCCGAAACAGATCACCGCCTTCCTCCTCGGCCTGAACAGCAAGATCGCCACCTTCAGCCTGCAACGCGAGCTCAACGAGTTCCGTGGCGAGCCGCTGCTGGCGATCCTGCCCGGGGTCGCCCTGATGGAACTGTGGAGCCTGATGAGCACGGCGGAACAGGCGCTGTTCGTGGTCTCACTGTTTGTGGTGTTGACCGGACTGATCGGCATGCTCACGGCGATTCTCACCAGCCTCAACGAACGCCGGCGGGAAATGGCGATCCTGCGCTCGGTCGGCGCGCGGCCTTGGCATATCGCCAGCCTGCTAATCCTGGAGGCCTTCGCCCTGGCGCTGGCCGGCGTGCTGCTGGGCCTGTTGCTGCTGTACCTGGGCATCGCCGGGGCGCAGAGTCATGTGCAGGCCAACTACGGCCTGTATCTGCCGCTTGACCTGCCGACGGCCTATGAGTGGACCCTGCTCGGCGCTATCCTGAGCGCCGCCCTGTTGATGGGTTGTATCCCAGCCTGGCGGGCCTATCGGCAGTCACTGGCCGATGGTCTGTCGATACGCTTATGA
- a CDS encoding ABC transporter ATP-binding protein, producing the protein MSSALISLSNLGFAWPGQAQLLDIPSFTLQRGESLFLKGPSGSGKTTLLGLLGGVQTPNRGSIRLLDQELSALSASARDRFRVDHTGYIFQQFNLLPFLSVRENVELPCHFSTLRARRAIQRHGSIDQAAATLLAHLGLKEPTLLERRADALSIGQQQRVAAARALIGQPELVIADEPTSALDADAREAFLQLLFAECRDAGASLLFVSHDQSLAPLFDRSLSLAELNRAASALEV; encoded by the coding sequence ATGAGTTCAGCCCTGATCAGCCTGTCCAATCTCGGTTTCGCCTGGCCCGGCCAGGCGCAACTGCTGGACATCCCCAGTTTCACCCTGCAGCGCGGCGAAAGCCTGTTTCTCAAAGGCCCCAGCGGCAGCGGCAAGACCACCCTGCTCGGCCTGCTCGGCGGTGTGCAAACGCCTAATCGTGGCAGCATTCGTTTGCTCGACCAGGAACTGAGCGCACTCTCGGCCAGCGCCCGCGATCGCTTCCGGGTCGATCACACCGGCTACATCTTCCAGCAGTTCAACCTGCTGCCGTTTCTCTCGGTGCGCGAAAACGTCGAGCTGCCCTGTCACTTCTCCACGCTGCGTGCCAGGCGCGCCATTCAGCGCCACGGCAGCATCGACCAAGCTGCGGCCACCCTGCTCGCCCACCTCGGGTTGAAGGAGCCAACATTGCTCGAGCGCCGCGCCGACGCACTGTCCATCGGCCAGCAGCAACGGGTCGCTGCGGCCCGCGCGCTGATCGGCCAGCCGGAACTGGTGATCGCCGACGAACCGACCTCGGCGCTGGACGCCGATGCCCGCGAAGCCTTCCTCCAGTTGTTGTTCGCCGAATGCCGCGACGCCGGCGCCAGCCTGCTGTTCGTCAGCCACGACCAGAGCCTGGCGCCGCTGTTCGATCGCAGCCTGTCGCTGGCCGAGCTCAACCGCGCCGCCAGCGCGCTGGAGGTCTGA
- a CDS encoding DUF2796 domain-containing protein, protein MRCLLLALPFALLPLAVAQANERSHAHAEHDSLDAHQHGTAQLNVVLDGTTLELQLQSPAMNLVGFEHAPNSVADRAKLAAARGELERPQALFGLDAGDCTVNTQELQNPLLAGAAHNEHDHDEQHAVDEQSEHGDIHAHYQLDCKKPDELKQLDLSELFKRFPATEKIQVQLIGPSGQQGVELTPAQASLNF, encoded by the coding sequence ATGCGTTGCCTGCTGCTTGCCCTGCCTTTCGCCCTGCTGCCCCTGGCCGTCGCCCAGGCCAACGAGCGCAGCCACGCGCACGCCGAACACGACAGCCTCGACGCTCACCAACATGGCACCGCCCAGCTCAATGTGGTGCTCGACGGAACAACCCTGGAACTGCAGCTGCAAAGCCCGGCGATGAACCTGGTCGGTTTCGAACATGCGCCCAACAGCGTCGCCGACCGGGCCAAGCTCGCCGCCGCGCGCGGCGAGCTTGAGCGGCCGCAGGCGCTGTTCGGCCTGGACGCAGGTGATTGCACGGTGAACACACAAGAACTGCAAAACCCGCTGCTGGCAGGTGCTGCACACAATGAGCACGACCACGACGAACAGCACGCCGTCGATGAGCAGAGCGAGCATGGCGACATCCATGCGCATTACCAACTCGACTGCAAAAAACCGGATGAATTGAAACAATTGGACCTGAGCGAGCTGTTCAAGCGCTTCCCCGCCACCGAGAAAATTCAGGTACAACTGATCGGCCCGAGCGGCCAGCAAGGCGTCGAGCTGACCCCGGCCCAAGCCTCGCTGAATTTTTAA
- the trxA gene encoding thioredoxin → MSDIPYIFDVSGDASFEQLVVQNSFHKPVLVDFWAEWCAPCKALMPLLAQITESYQGELLLAKVDCDAEPDIVARFGIRSLPTVVLFKDGQPVDGFSGAQPESAIREMLKQHVAEPPAPQADLLQSAHMLFAEGRIGEAEALLKQLLGEDSENAAALILYARCLAERGELGEAETVLNAVKGDEHKQALAGARAQLTFLRQVVDLPDVASLKTRLAQNAEDDEAAHQLAIQQLARQQYEPALDGLLKLFVRNRNYADGLPHKTLLQVFDLLGNEHPLVTSYRRRLYQAIY, encoded by the coding sequence ATGAGCGACATCCCTTATATTTTTGACGTATCCGGCGACGCCAGCTTCGAGCAGCTGGTCGTGCAGAACTCCTTCCACAAACCGGTGCTGGTGGATTTCTGGGCCGAGTGGTGCGCCCCGTGCAAGGCGCTGATGCCCTTGCTGGCGCAGATCACCGAGAGCTACCAGGGCGAGTTGCTGCTGGCCAAGGTCGACTGCGACGCCGAGCCGGACATAGTCGCGCGCTTCGGCATCCGTAGCCTGCCGACCGTGGTGCTGTTCAAGGACGGCCAGCCGGTCGACGGCTTCTCCGGCGCCCAACCAGAGTCGGCGATCCGCGAAATGCTCAAGCAGCATGTCGCCGAGCCGCCGGCGCCGCAGGCCGACTTGCTGCAAAGCGCGCACATGCTGTTCGCCGAAGGCCGCATCGGCGAGGCGGAAGCCCTGCTCAAGCAACTACTCGGCGAAGACAGCGAGAATGCCGCCGCGCTGATTCTCTACGCCCGCTGCCTGGCCGAACGCGGCGAGCTGGGCGAAGCCGAAACGGTGCTCAATGCCGTCAAGGGCGATGAGCACAAGCAGGCCCTGGCCGGTGCCCGCGCCCAGCTGACCTTCCTCCGTCAGGTGGTCGACCTGCCCGACGTCGCCAGCCTGAAAACCCGCCTGGCGCAGAACGCCGAAGATGACGAGGCGGCCCACCAGCTGGCGATTCAGCAATTGGCCCGCCAGCAATACGAGCCGGCCCTGGACGGCCTGCTCAAGCTGTTCGTGCGCAACCGCAACTATGCCGACGGCCTGCCGCACAAGACCCTGCTGCAGGTGTTCGACCTGCTCGGCAACGAGCATCCGCTGGTCACCAGCTACCGGCGCAGGCTGTATCAGGCAATTTACTAG
- a CDS encoding class I SAM-dependent methyltransferase, translating into MSTTAALQAALSERLGDARLVAEHLPGTALKLWLIDAANMARAFNPEETRRILEEPPYWCFCWASGLVLARWLAEHPQWVRGKRVLDFGAGSGVAAIAAAKAGALEVVACDLDPLALAACRANAALNEVELGYSADFFQEADRFDLILVADVLYDRANLPLLDQFLSRGRQTLVADSRVRDFQHPLYQRLGVMEACTCPDLAEPAEFRQVSLYHAQRH; encoded by the coding sequence ATGAGCACAACCGCCGCCCTGCAAGCGGCGTTGAGCGAGCGGCTCGGTGACGCCAGGCTGGTGGCCGAGCACTTGCCCGGTACCGCGCTGAAGCTCTGGCTGATCGATGCCGCCAATATGGCGCGCGCCTTCAACCCCGAGGAAACCCGGCGGATTCTCGAGGAGCCGCCCTACTGGTGTTTCTGCTGGGCCAGTGGCCTGGTGCTGGCCCGCTGGCTGGCCGAACACCCGCAGTGGGTACGCGGCAAGCGCGTACTGGATTTCGGTGCCGGCTCCGGCGTCGCGGCGATTGCTGCGGCCAAGGCTGGCGCCCTCGAAGTGGTGGCCTGCGACCTTGACCCGCTGGCCCTGGCGGCCTGCCGAGCCAATGCCGCACTCAACGAGGTGGAATTGGGCTACTCGGCGGATTTTTTCCAGGAAGCCGACCGCTTCGACCTGATCCTGGTCGCCGACGTACTCTACGACCGCGCCAACCTGCCACTGCTCGACCAGTTCCTCAGCCGCGGGCGCCAGACGCTGGTGGCCGATTCACGGGTGCGCGACTTCCAGCATCCGCTGTACCAGCGCCTCGGTGTGATGGAGGCCTGCACCTGCCCAGACCTGGCCGAACCGGCCGAGTTTCGCCAGGTCAGCCTCTACCACGCACAACGCCACTGA
- the nrdR gene encoding transcriptional regulator NrdR, which yields MHCPFCGANDTKVIDSRLVAEGGQVRRRRECLACEERFTTFETAELVMPRLIKQDGSRQPFDEEKLRAGMQRALEKRPVSIERLEAAIAHIKHQLRATGEREIKSLVLGELVMSELQKLDEVAYIRFASVYRRFQDLNEFREEIDRLSREPAKEQ from the coding sequence ATGCACTGTCCCTTCTGCGGTGCTAACGACACCAAAGTCATCGATTCGCGCCTGGTCGCCGAGGGCGGGCAAGTGCGTCGTCGGCGCGAATGCCTGGCCTGCGAAGAACGTTTCACCACCTTCGAAACCGCCGAGCTGGTGATGCCGCGGCTGATCAAACAGGACGGCAGCCGCCAGCCGTTCGACGAGGAAAAACTGCGTGCCGGCATGCAGCGCGCCCTGGAGAAACGCCCGGTGAGCATCGAGCGTCTGGAGGCGGCCATTGCCCATATCAAGCACCAGCTGCGCGCTACCGGCGAGCGCGAGATCAAGTCGCTGGTGCTCGGCGAGTTGGTGATGAGCGAACTGCAAAAGCTCGATGAGGTCGCCTACATCCGCTTCGCCTCGGTATACCGGCGCTTTCAGGATCTCAACGAGTTCCGCGAGGAAATCGACCGGTTGTCCCGCGAACCCGCGAAAGAGCAATGA
- the ribD gene encoding bifunctional diaminohydroxyphosphoribosylaminopyrimidine deaminase/5-amino-6-(5-phosphoribosylamino)uracil reductase RibD — MMSFDHACMARALELARKGLYSTHPNPRVGCVIARDGQVVGEGWHVRAGEPHAEVHALRQAGAQARGATAYVTLEPCSHHGRTPPCADALVAAGVARVVVAMQDPNPQVAGNGLARLMQAGIAVHSGVLEAEARTLNAGFIKRMEQGLPFVRVKLAMSLDGRTAMASGESQWITGPAARAAVQRLRARASVVLTGADTVLADRARLTVRPDELGLDAELTALAATRPPLRVLVDGRLRVPLDVPFFQAGATLVATCAAALARERYLDAGHELLAVPGSSGHVDLHKLLAELAGRGANEVLVEAGPRLAGAFAREGLVDEYQLFVAPKFLGSSARPLLELPLARMAEAQALKIVEIRAVGDDWRIIALPQREG, encoded by the coding sequence ATGATGAGCTTCGACCATGCCTGCATGGCCCGCGCCCTGGAGCTGGCCCGCAAAGGCCTGTATTCCACTCACCCGAATCCGCGGGTCGGCTGCGTCATCGCCCGCGACGGCCAGGTCGTTGGCGAAGGCTGGCATGTGCGCGCCGGTGAGCCGCACGCCGAGGTGCATGCGCTGCGCCAGGCCGGCGCGCAGGCGCGTGGCGCCACCGCCTATGTAACCCTGGAACCTTGCAGCCATCACGGCCGCACCCCGCCGTGCGCCGATGCGCTGGTTGCCGCTGGCGTCGCGCGGGTGGTGGTGGCCATGCAGGATCCCAATCCGCAGGTCGCCGGCAATGGTCTGGCGCGCCTGATGCAGGCCGGCATTGCAGTGCACAGCGGTGTGCTGGAAGCAGAAGCGCGGACGCTCAACGCCGGTTTCATCAAACGCATGGAGCAGGGCTTGCCCTTCGTGCGGGTCAAGTTGGCGATGAGCCTGGACGGCCGCACCGCCATGGCCAGCGGCGAGAGCCAGTGGATTACCGGGCCGGCTGCCCGCGCCGCCGTGCAGCGCTTGCGGGCCCGCGCCAGCGTGGTGCTGACCGGCGCCGACACCGTGTTGGCGGACCGCGCCCGCTTGACCGTGCGCCCCGATGAGCTGGGCCTGGATGCCGAGCTGACGGCGCTGGCGGCGACCCGGCCGCCGCTGCGGGTACTGGTCGATGGCCGTCTGCGGGTGCCACTGGATGTGCCTTTCTTTCAGGCCGGCGCGACCCTGGTGGCGACCTGCGCGGCGGCGCTGGCGCGTGAGCGCTACCTGGACGCCGGTCACGAGCTGTTGGCCGTGCCGGGCAGTAGCGGCCATGTCGATCTGCACAAGCTGCTGGCCGAACTGGCCGGGCGCGGGGCCAATGAAGTCCTGGTTGAAGCCGGTCCACGTCTGGCCGGCGCATTCGCCCGCGAGGGCCTGGTCGATGAGTATCAGTTGTTCGTCGCGCCGAAGTTCCTCGGCTCCAGTGCGCGGCCGTTGCTCGAGTTGCCGTTGGCGCGCATGGCCGAGGCGCAGGCGTTGAAGATTGTCGAGATACGCGCGGTCGGTGATGACTGGCGGATCATTGCGCTGCCGCAGCGCGAGGGTTGA
- a CDS encoding riboflavin synthase — MFTGIIESIGSIRALTPKGGDVRVYVATGKLDLGDVKLGDSIAVNGVCLTAVELPGDGFWADVSRETLARTAFVDLKAGSQVNLEKALTPSSRLGGHLVSGHIDGVGEVIARADNARAVQFTIRAPRELAKYIAHKGSITVDGTSLTVNSVNGAEFELTIVPHTLAETIMVDYRPGRQVNLEVDLLARYLERLLLGDKAAEPNASGMTEHFLAEHGYLKN, encoded by the coding sequence ATGTTCACCGGCATAATCGAATCCATTGGTAGCATCCGTGCGCTGACGCCCAAGGGCGGTGACGTGCGTGTCTATGTGGCCACCGGCAAGCTCGACCTGGGCGACGTCAAACTGGGCGACAGCATCGCGGTCAACGGCGTCTGCCTGACCGCGGTGGAGCTGCCCGGCGACGGTTTCTGGGCCGATGTCAGCCGCGAAACCCTGGCGCGTACTGCGTTCGTCGACCTCAAGGCCGGCAGCCAGGTCAACCTGGAAAAGGCTCTGACGCCATCCAGTCGTCTCGGCGGTCATCTGGTCAGCGGCCATATCGACGGAGTGGGTGAAGTCATTGCCCGCGCCGATAACGCTCGCGCCGTGCAGTTCACCATCCGCGCGCCGCGCGAGTTGGCCAAATACATCGCCCACAAAGGCTCGATCACCGTCGACGGCACCAGCCTGACCGTCAATTCGGTGAATGGCGCCGAATTCGAGTTGACCATAGTGCCGCACACCCTGGCCGAGACCATCATGGTCGACTATCGCCCCGGTCGGCAGGTCAACCTCGAGGTCGACTTGCTGGCGCGTTACCTGGAGCGTCTGCTGCTCGGCGACAAAGCCGCCGAGCCAAACGCCTCGGGCATGACGGAACACTTTCTGGCCGAACACGGCTACCTGAAGAATTGA